The following proteins come from a genomic window of Candidatus Binatia bacterium:
- a CDS encoding extracellular solute-binding protein → MRLKKFSLGVFAAGLLFLLHTTADAAEVRPEWAKTVQAAKKEGEVTVYTDASFEPLLQEFRKHFPEIRVTSVTPERCGGQRIMAERRAEKYLADLYVCGAGTAYDILLKAKALEPLKPLLLLPEVADESKWWRGKHQYIDREGGTILAFNGLAQAYFHYNTKLVKPEEFRSYWDFLQPKWRGKIVISDPTMGGGVTGALRFLYWTPELGPEFLRRFLAEMEATATRDLRQLIDWLAAGKFAIAALTPADRADIPEAKQQGLPVNWFDSKRFKEGAPISSSSGNVAFLNKAPHPNAAAVVLNWLLSREGQLAYQRIVGGDSLRIDIPKDEVPSHVRRVEGAKYEVMDNPEWRDMSPVLKIVQEAWKKKG, encoded by the coding sequence ATGCGGTTGAAAAAATTTTCCTTGGGTGTCTTTGCAGCCGGCTTGCTTTTTCTCCTGCATACGACCGCGGATGCCGCTGAAGTTCGACCCGAATGGGCGAAGACCGTTCAGGCGGCAAAAAAAGAGGGCGAGGTCACCGTGTACACGGATGCCTCGTTCGAGCCCCTCTTGCAGGAATTTCGCAAGCACTTCCCTGAAATTCGAGTGACCTCCGTAACGCCGGAGCGCTGCGGCGGCCAGCGGATCATGGCCGAGCGCAGGGCCGAAAAATATCTCGCGGATCTTTACGTCTGCGGCGCGGGAACCGCCTATGACATACTACTCAAGGCGAAGGCCCTCGAGCCTCTGAAACCCCTTCTCCTTCTTCCGGAAGTCGCCGATGAGTCCAAATGGTGGAGGGGAAAGCATCAGTACATCGACAGAGAAGGCGGCACCATTCTCGCCTTTAACGGGCTGGCGCAGGCTTACTTTCACTACAATACGAAGCTCGTCAAGCCGGAGGAATTCAGATCGTATTGGGATTTTCTTCAGCCCAAGTGGAGAGGAAAAATCGTCATCTCGGATCCCACCATGGGGGGCGGCGTCACCGGCGCCCTAAGATTCCTCTATTGGACGCCGGAGCTCGGGCCCGAGTTTTTGCGCCGGTTCCTCGCCGAGATGGAAGCGACCGCCACGCGCGACCTGCGCCAACTCATCGATTGGCTCGCCGCGGGAAAATTCGCCATTGCGGCATTGACTCCGGCGGATCGAGCGGACATACCGGAGGCCAAGCAGCAGGGATTGCCCGTCAATTGGTTTGATTCGAAGCGATTCAAAGAGGGCGCGCCGATAAGCTCGTCTTCCGGCAATGTCGCCTTTCTGAACAAGGCGCCTCATCCGAACGCCGCGGCCGTCGTATTGAACTGGCTCCTTTCGCGCGAAGGGCAGCTCGCCTATCAGCGCATCGTCGGCGGCGATTCCCTCCGGATCGATATCCCCAAGGATGAAGTGCCGTCCCATGTCCGGCGCGTCGAAGGCGCGAAGTACGAAGTCATGGACAACCCGGAATGGCGCGATATGAGCCCCGTTCTGAAGATCGTCCAGGAGGCCTGGAAGAAAAAAGGTTAG
- a CDS encoding Rieske 2Fe-2S domain-containing protein, translating into MKDPTQKETSPWVDPDAGVVSAKIFVDEEIYRLEQERIYSRSWLFLAHDSEIPEPGDFVTRWMGEDPVIVWRGQDRKARVFLNVCRHRGRRVCAEDAGKAAQLRCPYHGWTYSNMGKLAAVPFFEGYQGRLEKESLGLCEAKVESYRGLIFGSWDERAEGLQEYLGEMRWVLDLMFGRSEGAEVVGAPMRWTTDANWKLAAANFAGDGAHIGTTHGFLKELNLGTMRGPQIQSSTMPMRNGHSGVVTYWAGETASDHYLGLPKEIWPEIDRHLSREQLEIMRPLVGIIGNVFPNLSFLTTSKHLPEEWGGAPSDIVSFLTLRQWQPKGPRRMEVWSWCFVDKNSPAWWKEASKKCYLRSFGMAGMFEQDDMENWGEITQALSGPVARRLSLQYKMGLEPLPASNWRGPAAFVKPAPLELNEREFYSHWQKLVRE; encoded by the coding sequence ATGAAAGACCCCACGCAAAAGGAAACCTCGCCCTGGGTTGACCCCGACGCTGGGGTGGTGAGCGCCAAAATCTTCGTCGACGAGGAGATCTACCGCCTCGAGCAGGAACGCATCTACAGCCGCTCGTGGCTTTTTCTGGCCCACGATTCGGAGATTCCCGAGCCGGGGGACTTCGTCACCCGCTGGATGGGCGAGGACCCGGTGATCGTGTGGCGGGGACAGGACCGAAAGGCGCGGGTTTTTCTCAACGTCTGCCGCCATCGGGGCCGCCGGGTGTGCGCGGAGGACGCGGGCAAGGCGGCGCAGCTGCGCTGTCCGTATCACGGCTGGACCTACAGCAACATGGGGAAGCTCGCCGCGGTGCCGTTTTTTGAAGGATATCAGGGGAGGCTGGAGAAAGAGAGTCTGGGGCTCTGCGAAGCGAAGGTGGAGAGTTACCGGGGGCTGATCTTCGGGAGTTGGGATGAGAGGGCGGAGGGGCTTCAGGAGTATCTAGGTGAGATGCGCTGGGTATTGGATTTGATGTTCGGGCGGAGCGAAGGGGCTGAGGTCGTGGGCGCGCCGATGCGGTGGACGACGGATGCGAACTGGAAGCTCGCCGCCGCCAACTTCGCCGGCGACGGCGCCCATATCGGAACGACCCACGGCTTTCTTAAAGAACTGAACCTTGGCACCATGCGCGGGCCGCAGATCCAAAGCTCCACGATGCCGATGCGCAACGGTCACTCCGGCGTCGTCACCTACTGGGCGGGAGAGACCGCGAGCGACCACTACCTCGGCCTGCCGAAAGAGATCTGGCCGGAAATCGACCGGCATCTAAGCCGCGAGCAGCTCGAAATCATGCGGCCTCTGGTCGGGATCATCGGCAACGTCTTTCCCAACTTGAGCTTCCTCACGACGTCGAAGCACCTGCCCGAGGAATGGGGCGGCGCGCCAAGCGATATCGTTTCCTTTCTCACCTTGCGCCAGTGGCAGCCGAAGGGCCCGCGGCGAATGGAAGTCTGGTCGTGGTGCTTCGTCGACAAAAATTCTCCCGCCTGGTGGAAAGAAGCTTCGAAGAAATGTTATCTTAGAAGTTTCGGCATGGCCGGAATGTTCGAGCAAGACGACATGGAGAATTGGGGCGAGATCACCCAGGCGCTCAGCGGTCCGGTGGCGCGCCGGCTATCGCTCCAGTATAAGATGGGTCTGGAACCGCTGCCGGCCAGCAACTGGCGGGGACCGGCGGCGTTTGTGAAGCCCGCGCCTCTGGAGCTAA
- a CDS encoding iron-containing redox enzyme family protein, translated as MASDLSFPTFESFKNWFAEKTRNHPFKVRRYQGRFYEDFAAGRVQREFLKEYARQFYIFIQMTNANVTWTLLNYVDLWRQHPELYNIVAAKMGSELCDPAPGGHGRTYLKYARYLGLRDEELLNSKPIPELEARFNTALLYRSQSPAQTAVRWMLEGFVGYNMGFWRETLHEKYGVPNEALEYFDIHVEADLGEHGPEGEMLLQKLYQLGMVQEEDHPGMSLQVERAVEGNHPGSQTFSWQNALYDRYLAEQKDRPD; from the coding sequence ATGGCGAGCGATCTTTCGTTTCCGACCTTCGAGTCTTTTAAAAATTGGTTTGCCGAGAAAACCCGGAATCATCCGTTCAAGGTTCGACGCTATCAGGGCCGGTTCTACGAGGATTTTGCGGCGGGCCGCGTTCAGCGGGAATTTCTCAAAGAGTACGCCCGGCAGTTTTACATCTTCATTCAGATGACCAACGCCAACGTCACCTGGACGCTCCTCAATTACGTCGATCTCTGGCGCCAGCACCCCGAGCTCTACAACATCGTCGCGGCGAAGATGGGCAGCGAGCTGTGCGACCCCGCTCCGGGAGGCCACGGACGAACCTACCTGAAGTACGCCCGCTACCTGGGCTTGAGAGACGAGGAGTTGCTGAACAGCAAGCCGATCCCGGAGCTGGAGGCGCGCTTTAACACCGCGCTTCTCTACCGTTCCCAGAGCCCGGCGCAGACCGCGGTGCGCTGGATGCTCGAAGGGTTCGTCGGTTACAATATGGGGTTCTGGCGCGAAACGCTCCATGAAAAATACGGCGTGCCGAACGAGGCCTTGGAATATTTCGACATTCACGTGGAAGCCGATCTCGGCGAGCACGGCCCCGAAGGCGAGATGCTGCTGCAAAAGCTCTATCAGCTTGGGATGGTGCAGGAAGAAGATCATCCGGGGATGAGTCTCCAGGTCGAGCGGGCCGTCGAGGGCAATCATCCGGGAAGCCAGACCTTTTCGTGGCAGAACGCGCTCTATGACAGATACCTTGCCGAGCAGAAAGATCGGCCCGATTGA
- a CDS encoding NAD(P)-dependent oxidoreductase — protein sequence MVLSPVMVIGGAGFLGAHVCQLFAERGFTVVSFDLRSGAARPGVEFFHGDVLSLQALNDCMNRFRIRGVIHLAATGNEAAAREHPLPALNLNVQGTINVAEACRLQKIQRLVYVSTGGVYGRREERRPAAEDDPITWRGTLYHPSHYIGEILVDMYREVYRLDAVNLRPLAFYGPAASSNKEDHLRRKSLFFGPWLLKLLKGEEVEVRNCDTLWDLTYVKDVAQGVYLAYAAENPQRRLFNIGSGVLISYRDIAAAIGKLLGGARFRLIGGVEENPLRPFRGPLDISRAREELGFAPQYDLERGIRELVEWATEGEELR from the coding sequence ATGGTCCTATCGCCGGTCATGGTTATCGGCGGGGCCGGATTTCTCGGCGCGCACGTCTGCCAACTGTTCGCCGAAAGAGGCTTCACCGTTGTTTCGTTCGACTTAAGATCGGGAGCGGCCCGGCCGGGAGTGGAATTTTTTCACGGCGACGTCTTGAGCCTTCAGGCGTTGAACGATTGCATGAACCGCTTCCGGATTCGCGGCGTGATTCACCTGGCGGCGACGGGCAACGAGGCCGCGGCGCGAGAGCATCCGCTCCCCGCCCTCAATCTGAACGTTCAAGGGACGATCAACGTCGCCGAGGCGTGCCGGCTGCAAAAAATCCAGCGGCTGGTTTACGTGAGCACGGGGGGAGTTTACGGCCGGCGCGAGGAGCGGCGGCCAGCCGCCGAAGACGATCCCATCACGTGGCGCGGAACGCTCTATCATCCGAGCCACTACATCGGCGAGATCCTGGTCGACATGTACCGCGAGGTGTACAGGCTCGATGCGGTCAATCTTCGGCCGCTGGCCTTCTACGGCCCCGCCGCGAGCTCGAACAAAGAAGACCATCTCCGGCGGAAGTCGCTCTTCTTCGGCCCGTGGCTGCTCAAGCTGCTAAAAGGAGAGGAGGTGGAGGTGCGAAACTGCGATACGCTTTGGGACCTCACTTACGTGAAGGACGTGGCGCAGGGAGTCTACCTCGCTTACGCGGCAGAGAATCCGCAGCGCCGTCTGTTCAACATCGGTTCCGGCGTCTTGATTTCGTATCGCGACATCGCGGCGGCGATCGGGAAACTTTTAGGCGGCGCGCGCTTCCGCCTGATCGGCGGAGTGGAAGAGAACCCGCTTCGGCCTTTTCGCGGGCCGCTCGATATTTCGCGGGCCAGGGAAGAGCTTGGCTTTGCCCCGCAGTATGATTTAGAACGGGGGATAAGGGAGCTTGTGGAGTGGGCGACGGAGGGAGAAGAATTGAGATGA
- a CDS encoding extracellular solute-binding protein — protein MVARLSLLALSLSCLLVPNSFAAGSWQEEWEKLTAGARKEGRLNLAGPRGDSRRQALTETFEKKYGVQVEYLGVGGPELPPRVQRERQGGVYGWDVFIAGTSTLIRGLRPIGALDPIEPNLLLPDVKDPKTWRGGELPFFDKERIGLTVLRRAGQYLYVNSNLVKIEEFKSWKELLNPRWKGKILIGRDPRLSGYGQSTFGFFYIHKELGPEFIKKLVQQDLKILQDDRTAAQWIVQGQYPICICSDLQMDRYIKEDLPVKAVLGGHLKEGTHVTSAFANVAKVNRAPHPNAAKLYINWVLSREGGLLFSKSTGDPSLRVDVPNDHVEPWAIPQPGWPITNSEEAIKIEDPLVALLKQLLGE, from the coding sequence ATGGTTGCACGGTTGAGCCTGCTGGCGCTGTCTTTGTCGTGCTTGCTTGTCCCCAACTCGTTTGCCGCAGGAAGCTGGCAGGAAGAATGGGAAAAATTGACGGCCGGCGCAAGAAAGGAGGGGCGGCTGAATCTCGCGGGCCCAAGGGGTGATTCGCGCCGGCAAGCGCTGACCGAAACGTTCGAGAAGAAATACGGCGTGCAGGTCGAGTATTTGGGCGTCGGCGGTCCTGAGCTTCCGCCGCGGGTCCAGAGGGAGCGACAGGGCGGCGTTTATGGCTGGGACGTTTTCATCGCGGGCACCTCCACGTTGATCAGGGGGCTCCGGCCCATCGGCGCCCTCGATCCGATCGAGCCCAACCTGCTCCTCCCCGACGTCAAGGACCCGAAGACCTGGCGCGGCGGCGAGCTGCCGTTCTTCGATAAAGAACGGATCGGCCTCACGGTCCTGCGCCGCGCCGGACAGTACCTTTACGTCAACAGCAACCTCGTCAAGATCGAGGAATTCAAAAGCTGGAAGGAGCTTCTCAATCCCCGTTGGAAGGGCAAGATCCTGATCGGTCGCGACCCGCGCCTCTCCGGCTACGGCCAATCCACATTCGGCTTTTTTTACATCCACAAAGAGCTCGGCCCTGAATTTATCAAGAAGCTCGTCCAGCAAGATTTGAAAATCCTCCAGGACGACCGGACGGCCGCCCAGTGGATCGTCCAGGGACAGTACCCGATCTGCATTTGCAGCGATCTTCAGATGGATCGATACATCAAAGAGGACCTCCCGGTGAAAGCGGTGCTCGGCGGACACCTCAAGGAGGGCACTCACGTTACCTCGGCCTTCGCGAACGTCGCGAAAGTGAACCGCGCCCCTCACCCCAACGCCGCAAAACTCTACATCAATTGGGTTCTGTCGAGAGAGGGCGGCCTCCTCTTCTCAAAATCCACAGGCGATCCCAGCCTGCGTGTTGACGTGCCCAACGATCATGTGGAGCCCTGGGCTATCCCCCAGCCCGGCTGGCCGATCACCAACTCAGAGGAAGCGATCAAGATCGAGGACCCGCTGGTGGCTCTGTTGAAGCAACTCTTGGGCGAGTGA
- a CDS encoding cupin domain-containing protein, producing MDDYDRMDHWALGKKYNEVLQRLARVEEEVERRREQDLHVIKPDQLVWRNQHAGLASAERGFNAHNFHSFFHELPPGTSEGAYHMHGEAVKFYLKGKGREIIGDKEYEVEEGDVMLVPAHTWHGTQNPSADTVIFFAVAHSNAGTPLMRHPIFRTRGDLEDQRLKRVEKERLADADYARLGSWELSMVKHYLLHDLGGIEVELERRRGEERHLMRKGELQWGDLVEDLGLDTPGKPYRFAKAVFPELGFKAYNFIAYFVEVPPGKTEGVYVTQGETVKLYLEGKGKETVGEKEYDVEKGDVAFVPANTWQSTKNPYDKPLRFYAVTHGRGIPAVSPVLYRARGEARGL from the coding sequence ATGGATGATTACGATCGGATGGATCACTGGGCGCTCGGAAAAAAATACAACGAGGTGCTCCAGCGTCTGGCTCGCGTTGAGGAAGAAGTCGAACGGAGGCGGGAGCAGGACCTTCACGTGATCAAGCCCGATCAACTCGTATGGCGCAACCAGCACGCCGGCCTGGCGTCGGCCGAGCGCGGCTTCAACGCGCACAACTTCCACAGCTTTTTCCATGAGCTTCCGCCGGGCACCTCCGAAGGCGCGTATCACATGCACGGCGAAGCGGTTAAATTCTACCTCAAGGGAAAAGGAAGGGAGATCATCGGCGATAAAGAGTACGAGGTCGAAGAAGGCGACGTGATGCTGGTTCCCGCTCATACCTGGCACGGGACGCAAAATCCGTCCGCCGACACGGTGATCTTCTTTGCGGTCGCCCACAGCAACGCCGGCACGCCGCTCATGCGCCACCCGATCTTTCGCACGCGCGGCGACCTCGAGGATCAGCGGCTCAAGCGAGTGGAAAAAGAGCGTCTTGCGGACGCGGACTACGCCAGGCTCGGAAGCTGGGAGCTGTCCATGGTGAAGCATTATCTCCTGCACGATTTGGGCGGCATCGAGGTGGAGCTGGAGCGCCGGCGCGGCGAAGAGCGGCACCTGATGAGAAAGGGCGAGCTTCAGTGGGGCGATCTCGTCGAAGATCTCGGGCTCGACACGCCCGGTAAGCCGTATCGTTTCGCCAAGGCGGTTTTTCCCGAGCTTGGGTTCAAGGCTTACAACTTCATCGCCTATTTCGTCGAGGTCCCGCCGGGAAAGACGGAAGGCGTCTACGTGACGCAGGGCGAGACCGTGAAACTCTATCTCGAAGGAAAAGGGAAAGAGACGGTGGGAGAGAAGGAATACGACGTGGAGAAAGGCGACGTGGCCTTTGTTCCGGCCAACACCTGGCAGTCGACTAAGAATCCTTACGATAAACCGCTGCGCTTCTACGCGGTCACCCACGGACGCGGGATTCCCGCCGTGTCGCCCGTGCTCTACCGCGCACGGGGCGAGGCCAGGGGACTGTAG